The DNA segment TCCGAGTTCGCGCCGCGCGTCGTAGACGAGGGTGCCGTCGATGTTCGAGTCCGGGCGCGCGAAATACACGTGCTCGAAGAAACAGTGCGCCGTCGATTCGTTGTCGACTAGCTGGTAGGTGTCGTAGCCCGTCCCGTCGGGGTGGAGAACGACCAACTCGCCCGGCTCGACGTCGCGGATCAACTCGCCGTCGAGCGTGTCGATCGCGGCCGACTCCGAGGCCAGCACGTACCCGTCCTCGAGCTCGCCGATGACCAGCGGACGGTTGCCCTGGGGGTCCCGAACTCCCAACACGGTGTCGTCGTGCATGATCGTCAGCGAGTACGATCCGTGGATCCGGCCCATCGTCCGCTTGACCGCACGGACGAGGTCCTCCTCGAGGAGGTTGCGAGCCAGGTCGTGGGCGATGACTTCGGTGTCGCCCTGTGACGTGAACGCGTGTCCGAGCGAAGCCAACTCGTCACGTACCTCGTCGGCGTTGACGAGGTTGCCGTTGTGACTCAGGCCGAGCGAACCGGACTTGAACGAAACGGAGAACGGCTGGGCACAGCAGGCGCCGAGCCCGCCGGAGGTCGGATACCGGACGTGGCCGATCCCGTTCGCGCCGTTCAACTGATCGAGGTCCCCCTCGTCGAAGACGTCACCGACCAGCCCGGTCTCGACGTGGGAGTGTTGCTGGAAGCCGTCGTGGGTGACGATCCCGGCGGACTCCTGGCCGCGGTGCTGGAGCGCGTACAGCGAGTAATATAACGGACGGGCGGCGTCACGATCCTGCAAGGAGATGCCGACAACGCCGCACTTCTCGTGCATCGTCGATCCTATTCGCCGGTTTTACTCTGCCACTCGTAGCCCCGTCGCTTCGCCGACTTGCCGAAGCCACAGGACGCACAGACGCCTTTCTTGACGTGATAGGACTTGTTTCCACACCGTCGGCACTTGACGTGTGTGGTCTTGTTCTTTTTGCCCTGGCTTGGAGTTCCTTTGCCAGTCATGGACTAATTGTGACGACGTTGTCGCCGCGTATAATCGTTGTGTCTTCGCCCTCCTCGATGACGAGGTTCATGTGCTGGTCGTAGCCAGCTAGCTCGCCGGTGTACATCTCGCCGTCCTTCAACTGGACGGTAACTGTCTCTTCGAGCGCTGCTTCGAGTACGTCAAGCGGTCGTCCACTCATAGTCGTATGCCCAGACCTTGCAATCTTAAACGTGTCGGGTCGGAGCGACTCTCACGGGGCGAAACGCGCGATACGAGCGATTGCTGGGTAACGGTTTTATCGCTGGTCCGTGAAATGACTGGTATGGCCGAGTTTACGCTCCTCGAAATCCACCTCGACGACGCTTCGATCGACAGCTACGCGGACGGCGTCGCCGCGCTCCCGTTCAGTTCAATCTCGCTCGACGATGAGTACGACCGTGGCGACGACGAACTGGACGCGCTGGAGACCGACGGATCATCCGGATTTCCGTGGAAAGCGATCGCGCTGGTGGCTGTACTGACGCTCACGGCTGTGCTCGCGTACAAGCGTCTCGCTGGCGGGTAGTCCGACCCGGCTGGTACCCCCGCTCCGGTGGCCGAGCCGAAGTCCTTTACTCACCCATCACGTACGGCCTCCATGGGACTGTATCGCAGTGTTCGCGCCGTGTCCGAGGCGTCCGGCTCCGGTCCGATCGACTGGGAGGCCGTCGCCGAGGCCTCGAAGGCCGGGACCGACTCCGGTACCCTCGATATCTCGACTGCCGAACGCGAGGGGTACGCGACCGACGTTCGTGACGCACGTGACCGCGTTCGATCCGTCTCCGGTATCGATTTCGACCTGCCCGACCGGGTCCAGATCATCAACCGTCACCACTGGATCGACAACAACATCGAGACTTTTCGGCGCGTCATGACGCCGCTCGAAGATCAGGTCGGGATGTTCCCGTCGGCCGCACGCGTGATCAACAGCGGCTCGATGACGGTCGCGCTCTCGTTTCTCGCGCGCAACGTCCTCGGCCAGTATGACCCACTACTGCTCGCGGACGGCGACGGCGCGGACGACCACGCCCTGTACTTCGTCTACCCCAATATCGCGCACGTCGCCGATTCTCTCGCTGCCGACGACGACCGCTTCCGCCGCTGGATCGCGTTCCACGAGGTGACCCACGCCGCGGAGTTCGGAGCGGCACCGTGGCTGTCCGACCATCTCGAATCGCGGATGGAAGACGCCGTTGAGAAACTTGCAGCTGGCGATATCGACCGCGAGATGCTGGGCGAACTCGATACGACGATGACGGCCGTCGAGGGCTACGCCGAACTGTTGATGGATCGGGCCTTCGACGAGGAGTACCAGGACCTCCGCGAGGAGATCGAGCGCCGCCGCCAGGGCCGCGGCCCGGTGCAGACGCTGATCCGACGCGTCCTCGGACTGAACATGAAGCGGCGCCAGTACGAGCGCGGCAAGGACTTCTTCGACGCGGTCGCGGACGCTCGCGATATCGAATTCGCCGGCAAGGTGTGGGAGCGACCCGAGAATCTACCGACAGATGCGGAGATCGACGCGCCGGAGCAGTGGATCCGCCGGATGGCCGAGTGACTGTAGCTGCGGTCGAAATGTAGTAATCCGACTATTGTGTCCGGCAGAATGCAACTCTCTTCGAGAGAATTGGCTTTATCACCCCATATATTTTTGATTGGTATATAGGAATACCGCCACTCATGAACTATATAATATAGAAGAATTTAATACAAAAAAGAGCATCAAGCGAAACGGAGGGAGAAAAAATGGCAAAAATGAATCGAAGATCGATACTAAAAAGTATAGGTATATCAGCAACTAGCGTTCCAATAATATCGAGAGACGCAAATGCAAAGAGGAGAGGACCCCGACCAAAGATTCTAAAAGGCAATCCGTCGAATCCCGTTCGAAAAAATCAGGTATCGAGAGTTCGAGAAGCGGTGCTCGAAGAACTTGCCAAGAGCGAAGAGGCTCCTTCAGAGGTTGCAGTGACAGGCAATCCAGAACCAACAAACGGGCAACTCGTTGGATACGGAATCGCTATTCAAAATGGTGCACCGATCGAGAGAATAAAAACTATTGATCAGCCATCCGATGACGAAAATCCCCACGGGCAAGGAAATAGACGGTCTGCACGGAGGGCCAACTTGTCGAATCAGGCAGCAGCGACGAGTATTCAGGACCGAGTTGAAGCTGCTCACGGGGATCTCGATCGCTTCCGCCAGCGATTTAAGGGGGATGAGTGACAATGCCTGAACCGGAGTGGACCCGTATAGGAGCCACCAGTACTGACAAAGATGCATTCAGTACTGTCAACGGGCCAGATGGCACAACTACGCACTTGCTTGGGAAGACTGATCTATACGTAGAGGTATATAAAGTTACAAATGATAGTCTTGCTGCGCAAACGAACTACCTATGTGTCCCCCATGTGAAACAATGGCCTGGGCGTAAATTGGGTGGGGGAGCTCCCGCTTACAACGAATACACGATGCTCAAACAAGACTGGTCGAATAACACTTTTGAGGGTCTGGAGATTACGGATTGGGGGCCAACAAGACCCAAAACAGGAAGTATCGATTGGTCAGCTACCGTCTCGGCAGGCTCTGGTGCGGGCCTGAGTGTCTCCTATGATACTCCATATATATCGAGAAAAATAATCTCCAAGTATAATAAAACTGTTGGTCAAGAATATACATATCCGGGATCTTTACACAAGCCGTTTGATGTGGAAGCACGGAAGCAAATTGTAGACTTGAGGAATTTTGGAGAGGCCTTGGTCGGTGACCCTCAGTGCCCTGGCCGGTGGTATCATCCATGTCCCCAGGAGTTGCTTTCCGTCAATATATCGTCAAAATTCACAGCAAAAGTTGACAATCCATATTCTTCCCCATATAGACGCCCCTATCTAGAGATCACTAGTTCGATTGATATTGATAAATTTATAAGTCTCAGAACGATTGGATTCTGAGGTGTAATATATGTCCTGGACCCAACAATTCCACACGATCGCTATTGTCGTGAGTTTTTATCTCTTACATCTTTCAATAGCCACTATAACCTTTGGCTGGCCTGGTAATGTAGTCGCATTACTATTCTATCCTAGTATTCTTATTTTCATAATAGGTGTGGCGAGCTGGCTCAAGACGTGGCGCTCCGGCGAGTGATCTCGCCCGATTAGGAGTTAGTGAACTTCCTGGCTAGCGATCACTCGTAGATCAGGATCGTCGCCGTCTCGGATTCGATGACTTCGACTTCCTCGCCGGAGGCCGCGCGGTGTTCCTCGATGATTTCGACGGCGCTATCGGGGAGTGTCACGACGTCGCTGCCGATGTCGACCTCGACCTCGGCGTGGCGGTCGAGTTGGCTGGCGACCGTTTCGGGATCCATCGATTCGAGCGCGGAGACGACCTGCCCGGCCTCATCGCGGAACTCCGGGCCGATGACGGAGTGGTCGGGATCGACCTCGACGGGGACGAGCTCGACGTTGGGCACGCCCTCGCGCATCAACACGGGTCCGTTGACGGCTTCGCTGAGGTCGTAGGTGTCGATCGCTCGCTCCTCGGGCGCATCGTCGGGATAGACCTCGACTTTCTCCAGTTCGGTGTTCAGGGCCATTCCCTCGTCGGACTTCCAGCCGCGGATCGTCGAGGCCACGTCGACGATGATCTCGCCGGCCTGCTCGACGGCGGCCAGATTTTCGACTTCCTCGGGGTGGAGGTCGATATCGGGCCACTCGGTCGCGTGGACGCTGTCGTCGGTACTCGGAAGCGCATCGTAGGCTTCCTCGGCGATGAACGGGGCGAAAGGTGCGAGCATCTGCAGCGAGGCCGTCAGCGAGAGGAACAGTCCCTGACGGGCGGCGTCGCGCTCGCCGGGCCGGCCTTCGTACAGGCGGCCCTTGGTGAGTTCGAGGTAGTCGTCGGCCAGGTCGTGCCAGACGAACTCGCGGACCTCGCGCAGCGCCGCGTCGAAGCGGTACTCGTCCATGTACGCCGCGACGGTCTCGGCGGTCTCGGCGGCCCGCGAGAGGATCCACCGGTCGATGTCTCGATATGCGGGATTGGAGAGGGGCTCGCGGTCCTCTTCGAGGTGCTCGGCCGCGAACTTCGTGATGTTCCAGATCTTGGTGTTGAACCGCGAGGCTGAGGTGACTTCTTTCCACTGGAACTGCACGTCCTCGCCGCGCTTGCCCGCGAGCGCCATCGCCTGCCGGAAGGCGTCGGCGGAGTGTTCCTCGACGACCTCCTCGGGCTGGACGAAGTTGCCGCGGGACTTGGACATCTTGTTGCCGTCGTCGCCGAAGACCATCCCGTTGATGAGGATCTCCTCCCACGGGATCTCGTCTTCGAGCGCTCCCGTGCGCAGGAGCGTGTAGAACGCCCACGTCCGGATGATGTCGTGGCCCTGCGGCCGGAGCGTCGTCGGGTGGAACTGTTCGTCGGGCCAGCCACGGACGAAAAGCGGCGTTATCGAGGAATCCATCCAGGTGTCCATCACGTCGGTCTCACCCACCCATTCGGTACCGCCACATTCGGGACATTCATCGATTGTAGGGTCTTCCTCGGTGGGTTTGGCCGGGAGTTCCGCGGGGTCGGCGACGTGGATGTGATCACACTCGTCGTTGGCACAGAACCACGCCGGGATCGGCGTCGCGAACACGCGCTGGCGGGAGATGACCCAGTCCCACTCCATGCCTTCTGTCCACTCCTCCAGCCGATCGTACATGTGCTCGGGGATCCATTCGACCGCCTGGGCACGCTCGAGGATTTCGTCCTGATCGACCTCGACGAACCACTGCTCTTTGCTGAGAATTTCGATCGGCGTGTCACAGCGCCAGCACTGCCCGACGTTCTGGGTCGTCGGTTCGGTGTCGTTGAGATATCCATCTTCCGCAAGGTCCTCGGCGATGACGTCTTTGGCCTCGTCGATGGGTAGCCCTTCGTACTCGCCGGCCTTCTCGTTGAGGTGACCGTCCTCGGTAAAACTCATACGCAGGTCCAGATCGTGTTCGGCCCACCAGTCAACGTCCTGTTTGTCCCCGAACGTACAGATCATCACCGCGCCAGTCCCGAATTCGGGGTCGGCCTCTTCGTCGGCGATGATCTCGACTTCCTGGCCGAACAGCGGGACCTCGAAGGTGTCGCCGACGCGGTCTGCATAGCGGTCGTCGTCCGGATGGACCGCCATCGCGACACACGAGGACAGCAGTTCGGGGCGGGTCGTGGCGATCTCCACGTCCTCGCTCTCCTCGTCGGTGCTGGGGAAGGTAATGTAGTGCAGCGTCCCCTCGACGCCCTCTTCCGTCTCGACCTCGGCGTCGGCGATGGCGGTCTCACAGCGCGGACACCAGTTGACCGGGTGTTCGTCACGGTAGACGCGGTCGTCGTCGGACATCTCGACGAACGACTCCTGGGTCGTCCCCCAGTACTCGGGATCCATCGTCCGGAACTCCTGATCCCAGTCCTGGGAGAACCCCAGCATATCCATCGTCTCTTTCATCGCGTCGATCTGTTCGTTGGTGTGATCGATGCACATCTGGCGGAACTCCTCGCGCGGGACGTCGGTCCGGTGGATGTCGTTGTTCTCCTCGACTTTGACCTCGGTCGGGAGCCCGTGGCAGTCCCAGCCCTGCGGGAAGAGCACGTCCTCGCCCTGGAGTCGGTGATAGCGGGCGGCGAAGTCCATGTAACACCAGCCGAGGGCGTTGCCGATGTGGAGATTGCCGGTCGGGTACGGCGGCGGCGTGTCGATCACGTAGTCGGTGTCGGGGTCGGCCGCCTCGGCGTCGTAACTGTAGAGATCCATCTCCTGCCACTGCTGGCGCCAGTGCTGCTCGCGGTCGTCAGGGTCGTAGGTGTCTGGAAGGTCACTCATGGGTACGAGAGGTGTCGTGGCTGGTCGCCGGATCGGGGTGAAAACGTGCGTGCGTCGCTATCGTACTACCGACGACATCAGAGCCATGTGTGAACGATTACGATGTCGATTGTATAAACTTTCGCTTCCGGCCCGCGAGGAGCGTGTCGTTGTGTGGCCGTCGATGGTCGATGGCCGTCCCCGAGCGCGTTCGACGGCGCCGACGGTATTTTCTGCCGGCTCGACGGCTCGAACCGTCCGGCTTTTCACGTCGAACACGATAGTAGAGGTACATGGAGTGTCGGCAGTGTGCCTCGCCGCTCGAGCGTCCCGGCGATTACTGTCTGGTCTGTCGGACGCGTAATGCGGAGGCCGTGGTCCTCGATCTCGACCGGGAGCGAGCGCGGATCGTCTCGCTGTTCGATGGGTCGACCCTCGGCGAGCACACGATCACGACCACGCCCGAAGACGACGGAGACGCCCAAGTAGTCGAACTCCGGAACTTCGCCGGGCTCGTGGCCGACGAAGTCCGGCGCAAGCGCCCCGAAGAGGTCTACGTCACTGGCGATCGGGACGTGATCGAGCGCCTGCGCGGGCAGTTGCACTACCCGTTCTACCGGGTTCGAGCGGACGATCCTGTCGAGCACGTGCTCGAACGGCGCGGCGAGCCAGCACTGGAGGTCGTCGATGCCGCGCCCGCGGAGAAACTCGGCGGCAGCCACTCGACGCTGATCGGCGGTCGGGACGGCCAGCGGGCCATCCAGACGGTAGCGGGCCACCCCCACGTAAAGAAGGTCATTCCGGGCCCGATCGACGCCGGCGGCAGCGGCTCACGAACGGGGGTCCGCGCGAAGGCGACCCGCGCTAGCGAGGACGGAAACGTCCGGTTGCTCATCCGGGACGGCTCCAGCGTCCAGGAGAACCGCGTCGTGACGACTGCGGGCGATCGCCAGCTCGGCGAGCACGTCCGCGCCGACCTGAACGAAGCGCTCGCTGAGGCTGATTTGCAGGACTGAGGTTGTCTTCGGTCTCGAGCCACAGGGGCGTCGAAACGGGTCGTGTGCAGCGAGGTGGTATCGATCGACGGCCGCAGTCGTGATAAGATGTCTTATCCGAGCCTGTACGGCCCAAACGCACCAGGGATATCCAATCTCCGGAAGCGAAGACCGGCGACCTCGGAGTCGCGACTCGCAGGACTTAAGAATACGCTGGCGCGAGAGTACGGTACTATGGCCGAGAAACGTACCGGAAGCGCGGGTCGGTTTGGTGCCCGCTACGGGCGCGTCGCCCGGCGTCGCGTCGCGGAGATTGAGGCGGAAATGCACGACGACCACACCTGTCCCAGTTGCGGCGAGGACCGAGTTGACCGCCAGGGGACCGGCATCTGGGAGTGCCAGGCCTGCGGTCACACCTTCACCGGTGGGGCCTACCAGCCCGAGACACCTGCCGGCCAGACGGTCCAGCGCTCGATCCGCGCGGCACTGTCCGAGGACGAAAACTAACTGTCTCCAGCTATAGCATACAGATATGAGCTACAAGTGTTCTCGCTGCAAGCGCGACGTCGAACTGGATTCCTACGGCGGCGTCCGCTGTCCGTACTGCGGCCACCGCGTCCTGCTCAAGGAGCGCGCCCCGGACGTCAAGGAAGTCACCGTCGAGTAGATGGATCACGAGGCCGTTTTCACCGCCGTCTACGAATCTGCCCGGCACGCCCGCCGCGTCGGACGCAGCGTCGAACTGGAAGCCGGCGCCATCGAGGGCGATCGGACAGTCGCGACCGTCGATCGTGACAGCGACCGTCTGACTGTCGCGATCGAAGCGGCGGATCTGGTCGCGTTGCGCGCCGGGATCAACACCTGGCTGTCGCTGGTCGATGTCGCCGAGCGCTGCAGCGGCGTCGAAGCGGTCGCTGTCGAGTAGTCGCGCAGATCGACAGTCTCGCTTGCCGATCACTCCGGCACGTGGAACTCGATCGCGGCCCCTTGTCCAAAGCCGACACATTCAGTCGCCAGCCCCAGTTCCGCATCACGCCTGTGCATCTCGTGGATCAACGTGACGGGCAACCGAGCGCCTGACGCGCCGAGCGGATGGCCGATGGCGATCGCCCCACCGCTGACGTTGAATATCTCGTCGTCGAAACCCAGCTCCCGTTGGCAGTACAGCGTCTGAGCGGCGAACGCCTCGTTCAGCTCGACGAGATCGTAGTCGTCGGGATCGCGGCCGATTCGTTCGCCGAGCTGGCGGACTGCCGGCACGGGACCGATCCCCATCTCGGTCGGGTCGACGCCTGCGACCTCGTGAGCCCCCACCTCCGCCAGGACCGACAGATCGTGCTCGTCGGCGAACGACTTTGAGGTCAGTAGCACGCCGGCGGCACCGTCGCTGACCTGCGAGGCGTTGCCCGGCGTGACCGTCCCGTCGGATTTGAACACCGTCGGCAAGCCGGCGAGCGTCTCCAGGTCCGTGTCCCGCCGGATCCCCTCGTCCGCCTCGATGGTGCCGTCGTCGGTCTCGATCGGGACGATTTCCGCGTCGAAGCGGCCTGAGTCGGTCGCGTCGGCGGCGCGCTGGTGGCTCCGGAGGGCGTACTCGTCCTGGGCTTGCCTGCTCACGTCGTGCTTCTCGGCGACTTTCTCGGCTGTCATTCCCATCTGCAGCTCGCCGATGTTGTACAGTTGCGCGAGCCGCGGGTGGACGTTGTGCGTGTTCTCGCCCATCTTCACCCG comes from the Halapricum desulfuricans genome and includes:
- a CDS encoding zinc-dependent metalloprotease translates to MGLYRSVRAVSEASGSGPIDWEAVAEASKAGTDSGTLDISTAEREGYATDVRDARDRVRSVSGIDFDLPDRVQIINRHHWIDNNIETFRRVMTPLEDQVGMFPSAARVINSGSMTVALSFLARNVLGQYDPLLLADGDGADDHALYFVYPNIAHVADSLAADDDRFRRWIAFHEVTHAAEFGAAPWLSDHLESRMEDAVEKLAAGDIDREMLGELDTTMTAVEGYAELLMDRAFDEEYQDLREEIERRRQGRGPVQTLIRRVLGLNMKRRQYERGKDFFDAVADARDIEFAGKVWERPENLPTDAEIDAPEQWIRRMAE
- a CDS encoding DNA-directed RNA polymerase subunit P, coding for MSYKCSRCKRDVELDSYGGVRCPYCGHRVLLKERAPDVKEVTVE
- the purF gene encoding amidophosphoribosyltransferase yields the protein MHEKCGVVGISLQDRDAARPLYYSLYALQHRGQESAGIVTHDGFQQHSHVETGLVGDVFDEGDLDQLNGANGIGHVRYPTSGGLGACCAQPFSVSFKSGSLGLSHNGNLVNADEVRDELASLGHAFTSQGDTEVIAHDLARNLLEEDLVRAVKRTMGRIHGSYSLTIMHDDTVLGVRDPQGNRPLVIGELEDGYVLASESAAIDTLDGELIRDVEPGELVVLHPDGTGYDTYQLVDNESTAHCFFEHVYFARPDSNIDGTLVYDARRELGRRLYEESGIETDVVMPVPDSGRAFASGYAEAAQDAGGDVDFAEGLMKNRYVGRTFIMPTQDERERAVRLKLNPIKNTVEGKRVTLIDDSIVRGTTSTQLVELMRDAGAEEVHVRIGAPPIVAPCYMGIDMATREELIASDMSIEEIRETISADSLSYLSVDAVAETLGQQRDDLCLGCVTGEYPYDIEGEATDRDIERPVIESSTADD
- a CDS encoding KEOPS complex subunit Pcc1; this translates as MDHEAVFTAVYESARHARRVGRSVELEAGAIEGDRTVATVDRDSDRLTVAIEAADLVALRAGINTWLSLVDVAERCSGVEAVAVE
- a CDS encoding DUF2103 domain-containing protein, whose amino-acid sequence is MECRQCASPLERPGDYCLVCRTRNAEAVVLDLDRERARIVSLFDGSTLGEHTITTTPEDDGDAQVVELRNFAGLVADEVRRKRPEEVYVTGDRDVIERLRGQLHYPFYRVRADDPVEHVLERRGEPALEVVDAAPAEKLGGSHSTLIGGRDGQRAIQTVAGHPHVKKVIPGPIDAGGSGSRTGVRAKATRASEDGNVRLLIRDGSSVQENRVVTTAGDRQLGEHVRADLNEALAEADLQD
- a CDS encoding valine--tRNA ligase, giving the protein MSDLPDTYDPDDREQHWRQQWQEMDLYSYDAEAADPDTDYVIDTPPPYPTGNLHIGNALGWCYMDFAARYHRLQGEDVLFPQGWDCHGLPTEVKVEENNDIHRTDVPREEFRQMCIDHTNEQIDAMKETMDMLGFSQDWDQEFRTMDPEYWGTTQESFVEMSDDDRVYRDEHPVNWCPRCETAIADAEVETEEGVEGTLHYITFPSTDEESEDVEIATTRPELLSSCVAMAVHPDDDRYADRVGDTFEVPLFGQEVEIIADEEADPEFGTGAVMICTFGDKQDVDWWAEHDLDLRMSFTEDGHLNEKAGEYEGLPIDEAKDVIAEDLAEDGYLNDTEPTTQNVGQCWRCDTPIEILSKEQWFVEVDQDEILERAQAVEWIPEHMYDRLEEWTEGMEWDWVISRQRVFATPIPAWFCANDECDHIHVADPAELPAKPTEEDPTIDECPECGGTEWVGETDVMDTWMDSSITPLFVRGWPDEQFHPTTLRPQGHDIIRTWAFYTLLRTGALEDEIPWEEILINGMVFGDDGNKMSKSRGNFVQPEEVVEEHSADAFRQAMALAGKRGEDVQFQWKEVTSASRFNTKIWNITKFAAEHLEEDREPLSNPAYRDIDRWILSRAAETAETVAAYMDEYRFDAALREVREFVWHDLADDYLELTKGRLYEGRPGERDAARQGLFLSLTASLQMLAPFAPFIAEEAYDALPSTDDSVHATEWPDIDLHPEEVENLAAVEQAGEIIVDVASTIRGWKSDEGMALNTELEKVEVYPDDAPEERAIDTYDLSEAVNGPVLMREGVPNVELVPVEVDPDHSVIGPEFRDEAGQVVSALESMDPETVASQLDRHAEVEVDIGSDVVTLPDSAVEIIEEHRAASGEEVEVIESETATILIYE
- a CDS encoding thiolase family protein, which codes for MANSTPVVVEAVRTPQGKEDGVYADVRSEDLSVPLIDEMLAATGLDGDDVDDLLWGCAQQRDEQGNNVARVIALLSELGESVPATTINRWCASSAETVMRGADAIAAGQRECVIAGGMESMSRVKMGENTHNVHPRLAQLYNIGELQMGMTAEKVAEKHDVSRQAQDEYALRSHQRAADATDSGRFDAEIVPIETDDGTIEADEGIRRDTDLETLAGLPTVFKSDGTVTPGNASQVSDGAAGVLLTSKSFADEHDLSVLAEVGAHEVAGVDPTEMGIGPVPAVRQLGERIGRDPDDYDLVELNEAFAAQTLYCQRELGFDDEIFNVSGGAIAIGHPLGASGARLPVTLIHEMHRRDAELGLATECVGFGQGAAIEFHVPE
- a CDS encoding 50S ribosomal protein L37e encodes the protein MTGKGTPSQGKKNKTTHVKCRRCGNKSYHVKKGVCASCGFGKSAKRRGYEWQSKTGE
- a CDS encoding LSM domain-containing protein — protein: MSGRPLDVLEAALEETVTVQLKDGEMYTGELAGYDQHMNLVIEEGEDTTIIRGDNVVTISP
- a CDS encoding 50S ribosomal protein L37ae, coding for MAEKRTGSAGRFGARYGRVARRRVAEIEAEMHDDHTCPSCGEDRVDRQGTGIWECQACGHTFTGGAYQPETPAGQTVQRSIRAALSEDEN